Below is a genomic region from Lonsdalea populi.
CCGTTTTACGGATATCCGTCAGCACATCGGCGAATCTGGCGGCGGGATCGTTCACCAGTTGCACATCGCTCAGCACATTGGAAAACAGCGACTGGGCGTAGAACGCGGGAGCGTAGCTGTTGCGGAACCCCAGCACCCAGACGCGCCGCGCTTGGCACATCAATCGCACCGCCCGCGCCAGCTCTTCCGGCATGCTGTCGCGCCGCATTCCCGCCAAGTTTTCGCGCTCGCGCGCGATGTGGGCGTCGAGCCGTTCACGGATCGTCATCGGGTGCGGCATGCGTTGTTCCAGATTGCTGAGCGGCGAATAGCCCATCGGTTCCATCTCGCGGCATTGCCTGCGGAACTGATTGAAATCCTGAAAGCCCAGACGCCGGAATACCCGCGCGGCGGTGGATTTCGACACGCCGGCCAACTGCGCCAACTCAGTGGCGCTAAAGCTCGCCAGGTGATGTTGATGATCCATAATGACGTCCACCAGCTTCTTCTCCGCCGGAGACAACACGCCGTAAATCAGGCGGATAGCGGTTTGCAACTCCAATAAGATCGTGGCGTGTTCTCCCGGCGCGGGTAATGCATTATTCATCCTGTCCCCTGTCGGCCCGATGCCTAACATTTGTCGGCGCAGCGCGCGCCGTTCCGGCACAACTGTTCTCTATGTAAACGTCAAAAGAAACGGTTGTGCCAAACATCAAGCAAAGGACATTCCAAAACCATACTTTAAGAGTGGTTTTTTAATTAACGTACTGAATAACCGCGTTTTATTCATATCCAGTCGGGAAAAGCGGCACGGTGCGACGACGCAATCACAACGATGACGTCACGATCGTGGTGCGGCTGTTTCTTGTCTCGCACCACAATGAGGCTTTATAGCGGCAGGCGTTATTGGACCTGAACAGGTTAGACGGGAAGCGCGCTTTGGCCGCTTACCCCGTTCCATCTCCGACGCACGCGTTTTTCAGAAGCGGCCGGATCGGGCGCAAGCGAAGCGCGTCGACGCCGCCGACGCGAAAAACAGCGGATGAGAAAAAGCGACCGTTCGTTCATGATTTCCTCTCAAGCGTCGCCGGCGGCCACCCCCTGCGCCGGAACGGTAAAATTACGGCGAGTCTCACGGGTTATACTCATCCTGGCCTAAGCCCTTTCGATTTCGCGCCAAACCCGCCATGCTCGGTGAAACGCGCTGGACGGCGTCATGCGGCCGTTCGGAGCGGTCCCGGCAGGGAGCGTGACCGGCAAACGCCTCCGGCGTAAACATTCGCACGCCGCTTTTCCACCACACCTTCATTGAACCGGTATAAGGAGCATCGATATGAGCCACAATCCCGCTCAAATAGGCAAGACGGCCCTCGTCACCGGCGCGTCCCGCGGTATCGGGCGTGAGATAGCCCTGCGGCTTTCCGAGGACGGCTTCAACATCGTCGTGAATTATTCAGGAAATGCGGCCAAAGCGCGGGAGGTGGTCGACGCCATCCGGCGGTCGGGACGCGAAGCCCTGGCGGTACAGGGCGACGTTTCCCGGCCCGAAGACGTCGAACGTCTCTTTAGCGCCTCGGCCGAGGCCTTCGGCGCTCCGCATGTGGTCGTCCACAGAGCTGGCGTCATGTCTCTGGCACCCGTGTCCCCGGATCATCTCTGCGTCTTCGACGACATCATGCAGGTCAATCTGCGCGGCGCGTTTTTGGTGCTCGGCGAGGCGGCTCGGCAGGTGCCGGACGGCGGGCGCATCATCGCCCTGTCGACGAGCGTCATCGCCAAGTCCTTTCCGGGATATGGTCCGTACATCGCGTCCAAAGCCGGGGTCGAAGGGTTGGTCAAAGTGCTGGCGAATGAGTTGCTCGGCCGGGAGATCACCGTCAATGCGGTTGCGCCCGGTCCGGTCGCGACCGAACTGTTTCTGGAAGGAAAAAGCGACGAGCAGGTCGCCCAACTGAGCAAAAGCGCGCCGCTGGAGCGGCTCGGACGCTCGGACGATATCGCCCGCGTAGTCTCGTTTCTGGCCGGGGAGGAAGGCGGTTGGATCAACGCCCAGGTCGTCCGCGCCAATGGGGGATTCGCCTGACCGTTCGAACGGCGAACATCCGCCGGGGGGCGGATGTCCGGTGATAGCACTAATCATTAATTCGGCCTCTTGCCCTGCCACGCCCGCGACGTCATGCCGTCGCGCCCCTGGGAAGCGGCGTTTCGATAGCCAGAGGAAGGGGGCGATTCAGAGCGCCGGCGACCTGCCTCCCCTCTCCCCGACCGCCTCACGCAAAGCGCATCGCGCCGGATGCGCCGCGTGGGGAGGAAAGGAGGAGAACGCCGTTGGGGGGAACGGCGGCCGCATACTGCGGTCGCGGAGTCGGGACGGGCTGAGGCCGGAAACAAAGCGAACGTCCCGCCGCCACGAGGAACGCCGGGACGCCGGGGAGACGCAGGGTCAGCGCCAGCCCAGAGCGGGCGCAATCTGCGTTAGTATCGTCTCAATCACATGCGCGTTGTAGTCGACGCCGAGTTGATTCGGCACGGTCAAAAGCAGCGTATCCGCTTCGGCGATCGCCTCATCCTGCGCGAGCTGTTGGATGAGCACGTCCGGCTCGGCGGCGTAGCTGCGGCCGAAAATCGCCTGAGTTTTCTCATCGAGGAAACCGACCTGATCGTCGCTCTGCCCGCTGCCGCCGAAGTAGGCGCGGTCACGCTCATCCACCAGCGCAAAGATGCTGCGGCTGACCGACACTCGGGGTTCCCGCGCGTGCCCGGCGGCTTTCCACGCTTCGCGGTAGGCCCGTATCTGTTTGGCCTGCTGAATGTGAAACGGCTCCCCGGTTTCATCGTCCTTCAGCGTGGAACTCTGCAGGTTCATGCCGAGCCCGGCCGCCCAGACCGCCGTCGCGTTCGAGCCGGCGCCCCACCAGATGCGCTCGCGCAATCCTTCCGAAAAAGGTTCAAGGCGCAGTAGACCCGGCGGATTGGGAAACATCGGCTGCGGGTGCGGCTCGGCGAACCCTTCTCCGCGCAGCGCCTCCAGCAGCACCTCGGTGTGACGCCGCGCCATGTCCGCTTCGGTTTCGCCCTCCACGGGCTGGTAGCCGAAAAAGCGCCAGCCGTCGATGACTTGCTCCGGCGAGCCACGGCTGATCCCGAGCTGGAGACGCCCCCCGGAGATCAGATCCGCCGCGCCGGCGTCTTCGGCCATATAAAGCGGGTTTTCATAGCGCATGTCGATGACGCCGGTGCCGATCTCGATACGCCGGGTTTGGGCGCCGACGGCGGCCAGCAGCGGGAACGGAGAGCTGAGCTGACGGGCGAAGTGATGCACCCGAAAATACGCGCCGTCCGCGCCCAGATCTTCCGCTGCGACGGCAAGATCGATGGACTGCAGCAGCGCGTCCGCCGCGGAACGGGTCGCCGACTGAGACGAAGGCGTCCAGTGGCCGAACGACAGAAATCCGATCTTTTTCATGAAACAGGGGTCCTTGTAGTGGAAACGGCGAGCCCGTCGGTCACGGCGCGCGGTACAAAGCGCCGCCGGCCGGAAGCGCCTGCCCGCCCGAGCGTCTGCGATGGATGACAAATAAACCATAGTCTAGCCGGGGGGGAAAGACGAAATACGGTCCCGTCCGCTGCGCGGCTGTGTCCCTTTCCCCGCAGCGATGCCCGCTTCCTCGCAACGCCCCCTTCCCCGCTTCCCCGCGACGCCCCGGCGCCGGCAATCGCGCGCCCTCGGCAAGACGACCGGCCCCCATCGATCCGCCGTCCGCCTGACGCGAGGGACCGAACTGTTGTCGAAAAGCAGCGACATTGTTTTCATCTTGTTAATTGTAAAGGTTTTTATTCCGCCATTAAGCGCTTCCCTGCTCCGCGCTTTTGTGGTTTGCTTTAAGCGCCCCCGGTTACAGACGAGCGAATGTTGACAGCCATGCACGCCATCATCAGCCATATCTTCAAACGCAGACGACGCCTCCAGGCGTTCGCCGCCGTGGCGTGCTGGCTATTGCTAAATGCGCAGCTTGCGCTGGCGTCGCACTCGTGCGAGCCGGTCATGCCCTCCGCGCCCGCGATGGAACACGCTCACCCGATGACGGCGAAAGCGCCGGTTCACACCTCGGTCGTCAGCAGCGCCCTGTGCGACAAACACTGCGTTCCCGACAGCGCCCACGCTCCCGATCATTCGCTCCATGCGGCTGCCCTGGCCGCCGATGCAGGCATACGCCTCCCGCCCGCCCCGCGCGAGCCGACGGTCGCCGAGCGCGCCTGGGACACGCCGCCCGATACCGGCCCGCCCAGCGAAATCGTCTTCTGCCGATTCAGAGAATAAATCCAGATAAAACCGATGCTCAGGTCCTGATATCAGGCCAATACCCGTTTTTATTCTGGAGAATTGTTATGTCACGTTTTCTTGCCGTACTCGCCGTCGCCGCGGCGACGCTGTCCTTTTCCGTGTTTTCCGCCGACGTCCACGATCAAGCGACGCCCGCCAGACACGCTGCCCCGTCGACGCCCGCCGCGTCCGACGCCCCCACCGCCGACAAGATTTATCACACCACGGGCACGGTCCGCGCTTGGTCCGAGACCACCGTCTCCATCGCGCATCAGGCCGTTCCGGCGCTGAATTGGCCGGCGATGACCATGCGATTCGATCTCAGCCAGTATCAGGGCAAGAAGTTCAGCGCGGGCCAGACGATCTCCTTTTCGTTCCGGCCGTACCGCAATGGATACCGCCTGATTTCAGCGACCGCACGCTAACCGTCCGAGGCCGCCATGTTTACCCAAACGTTATCCGCAGCGGGGAT
It encodes:
- a CDS encoding MurR/RpiR family transcriptional regulator, giving the protein MNNALPAPGEHATILLELQTAIRLIYGVLSPAEKKLVDVIMDHQHHLASFSATELAQLAGVSKSTAARVFRRLGFQDFNQFRRQCREMEPMGYSPLSNLEQRMPHPMTIRERLDAHIARERENLAGMRRDSMPEELARAVRLMCQARRVWVLGFRNSYAPAFYAQSLFSNVLSDVQLVNDPAARFADVLTDIRKTDVLFVVDFPRQVQLLVHLVRVAKQGQARIVVLSNTLVSDVCALADVVIPCAARHGDIFDAYTTAVSMVNFIGNELAAGCAGKASRRMKRMEEIHRQMGDLYQLEPRSGADSKNPR
- a CDS encoding copper-binding protein, which codes for MSRFLAVLAVAAATLSFSVFSADVHDQATPARHAAPSTPAASDAPTADKIYHTTGTVRAWSETTVSIAHQAVPALNWPAMTMRFDLSQYQGKKFSAGQTISFSFRPYRNGYRLISATAR
- a CDS encoding SDR family oxidoreductase gives rise to the protein MSHNPAQIGKTALVTGASRGIGREIALRLSEDGFNIVVNYSGNAAKAREVVDAIRRSGREALAVQGDVSRPEDVERLFSASAEAFGAPHVVVHRAGVMSLAPVSPDHLCVFDDIMQVNLRGAFLVLGEAARQVPDGGRIIALSTSVIAKSFPGYGPYIASKAGVEGLVKVLANELLGREITVNAVAPGPVATELFLEGKSDEQVAQLSKSAPLERLGRSDDIARVVSFLAGEEGGWINAQVVRANGGFA
- a CDS encoding LLM class flavin-dependent oxidoreductase → MKKIGFLSFGHWTPSSQSATRSAADALLQSIDLAVAAEDLGADGAYFRVHHFARQLSSPFPLLAAVGAQTRRIEIGTGVIDMRYENPLYMAEDAGAADLISGGRLQLGISRGSPEQVIDGWRFFGYQPVEGETEADMARRHTEVLLEALRGEGFAEPHPQPMFPNPPGLLRLEPFSEGLRERIWWGAGSNATAVWAAGLGMNLQSSTLKDDETGEPFHIQQAKQIRAYREAWKAAGHAREPRVSVSRSIFALVDERDRAYFGGSGQSDDQVGFLDEKTQAIFGRSYAAEPDVLIQQLAQDEAIAEADTLLLTVPNQLGVDYNAHVIETILTQIAPALGWR